TTGTTGAACGAGACCGACAGGCGTGCAATGTCGTCCTCGCCCCGGACGACCATCCGCTCCTCGAGCCGGCCGTCGGCGAGCCTCTCGGCGATGCGCCGCGCGAGCCGGACCGGCGTGACGACCTGGCGCGTCACCAGCCACGCGACCCCGGACGAGAGCAGCACCAGCGCGAGGCCGGCGTAGAGCAGCGAGTTGCGCACCAGGGCCAGCGTGCGCTCCTGGTCGGCCATCGAGAACGCGTAGTACAGGGCGTACGTCTGCGTGCCGTCCGGCATGCGCAGGACGTCGCCCACGAGGATCGCGGCGGGCTGCTCGTCGGTGTCCTCGATCTGCATGCGCGTGAACGTGTACGCGACGCCGTCGCCCTCGGCGACCGCGCGCGCGAGGTCGTCGGGGATCGTCTGCGGCGCGATCCCCGAGGAGGACACCACTGCCGCCTCGCCGTCACCCGTGTTGTCGAGCGGGCCTTCGAGGAGCACCTGGTACGACGGTGGCGAGCCCGCCCTCGAGGCGAGGTCGTTGACGAGCGTGCGCAGCGCCTCCGGCTCGGACGACGCGTCGGAGATCGCACTGACGTCCAGAGCCTGCTGCGCGGCGGAGAAGCCGGCGCGCGCCTCGGAGAGCGCGACGGTCTTGCGCGCCTCGACCATGCCGTCGGCGACGCCTTGGAGCATCAGCCACCCGACGCCTCCGATCACCAGCGCGCTGATCGCCATCGTCGTGATGACGACGCGCGCCTGGATCGACCGGCGCCACAGCGACACCGCCGGGAGCAGCGCCTGACGCACCCGCAGCAGCCCTCGACGCAGCCAGCTCGGCGCCCGCCACGCCATGGGCGTCAGGAACCGCCCGCCTTGTAGCCGACCCCGCGCACCGTGACGATGACCGTCGGGTTGTCAGGATCGGGCTCGACCTTCGAGCGGAGCCGCTGGACGTGCACGTTGACGAGTCTCGTGTCGGCCGCGTGACGGTAGCCCCAGACGCGCTCGAGCAGCACCTCGCGCGTGAACACCTGCCGCGGGCTGCGTGCCAGGCACACCAGGAGGTCGAACTCCAGCGGGGTCAGGGACAGCTCCTCGGAGCCACGGCGCACCGCGTGGCCGCGGACGTCGATCTCGAGGTCGGAGATCGACAGCAGCTCCGGGTCGGGCTGGTGGTGGACCCGGGTCCGTGCCCGGACCCGAGCGATCAGCTCCTTGGGCTTGAACGGCTTGACGACGTAGTCGTCGGCACCGGACTCGAGACCCAGGACGACGTCGACCGTGTCGCTCTTGGCGGTCAGCATCACGATCGGCACGCCGGACTCGGCGCGGATGTGCCGGGCGACGTCGATGCCGTTCATGCCCGGCAGCATCACGTCGAGCAGGACCAGGTCGGGCTGGTAGGTGCGGAAGGCCTCCACCGCCGCAGTGCCGGTCGACGCCACCGCGGTGTCGAAGCCCTCAGCACGCAGCACGATCGTGAGCATCTCCGCCAGCGCCCGGTCGTCGTCGACGACCAGGATCTTGCCGCCGGAGCGTACGGGTGCCGGCGGCTCCTCGCGGGCCGCCGGCTCCCTGACAGCGTCGTTGCCGTCCACGCCAGATCTCCTCGCCTGTTCTCCTCGGCCAATCGCCTCAGTAGCGGTAGTGATCGGACTTGTAGGGGCCCTCGACCGCGATGCCGAGGTAGTCGGCCTGGTCGGCGCTCAGCTCCGTCAGCTCGACACCGAGAGCGTCGAGGTGCAGGCGTGCGACCTCCTCGTCGAGGTGCTTCGGCAGCGTGTAGACGCCGACCGGGTAGGCCTCGTTCTTGGTGAAGAGCTCGATCTGCGCCAGCACCTGGTTGGTGAAGGAGTTCGACATCACGAACGACGGGTGGCCGGTCGCGTTGCCGAGGTTGAGCAGACGGCCCTCGCTCAGCACGATGACGGTGTTGCCGCTGGGAACGGTCCACAGGTCGACCTGCGGCTTGACGTTCTTGTGGGTCACGCCCGGCGTCGCGCTGAGGCCGGCCATGTCGATCTCGTTGTCGAAGTGGCCGATGTTGCCGAGGATCGCCTGGTGCTTCATCCGGCCGATCTGCTCGGCGGTGACGACGTCCTTGTTGCCGGTCGCGGTGATGACGATGTCGGCGTGCTCGATCACGGAGTCGAGGCGCGCGACCTGGTAGCCGTCCATGGCTGCCTGGAGCGCGCAGATCGGGTCGATCTCGGTGACGATGACGCGGGCACCCTGGCCGCGCAGCGACTCCGCGCAACCCTTGCCGACGTCGCCGTAGCCGCAGACGACGGCGACCTTGCCGCCGATGAGGACGTCGGTGGCGCGGTTGATGCCGTCGATGAGCGAGTGGCGGCAGCCGTACTTGTTGTCGAACTTCGACTTCGTGACCGAGTCGTTGACGTTGATCGCCGGGAACAGGAGGCTGCCCTCCTTGAACCGCTCGTAGAGGCGGAGGACGCCGGTGGTCGTCTCCTCGGTGACGCCCTGGACGCTGTTGCCCACGCGGGTCCAGCGCTGCGGGTCGACCTCGAGGCTGCGCCCGAGGACCCGCAGGACCTCCTTGAGCTCGGCGTTGTCGGTCGTGTCGGGGGACGGCACCGCGCCGGCCTTCTCGTACTCGACACCGAGGTGGAGCAGGAGGGTGGCGTCGCCGCCGTCGTCGAGGATCATGTTGGGGGTCTCGCCGTTCGGCCAGACCAGGATCTGCTCGGCGAGGTCCCAGTACTCGGCGAGCGTCTCGCCCTTCCACGCGAACACGGGGACGCCCTGCGGGTCGTCGACGGTGCCGGTGCGGCCGACGACGACGGCAGCGGCCGCCTCGTCCTGCGTGGAGAAGATGTTGCAGCTGGCCCAGCGCACGTCGGCGCCGAGGTCGACGAGGGTCTCGATGAGGACGGCGGTCTGCACCGTCATGTGGAGCGAGCCCGCGATGCGTGCTCCGGCGAGCGGCTTCGAGTCGCCGAAGCGCTCACGCATCGCCATGAGCCCGGGCATCTCGTGCTCGGCGAGCGTAATCTCAGTGCGGCCGCGATCGGCCAGGGTCAGATCAGCAACCGAAAAGTCCATTGCACCATCGTAGCGGCGCACCGCACACGGACCACGCGCGCGGCCACGGCGAGCTCAGCGCCCGAGCCCGATCCCGAGGTACGCGGCCGTGTATCCGCCGGTCGCGACGAGCGACGCGTAGCGTGCGAGATCGCCACCCTCACCCGCGAAGACCTCGTCGTGCCGCGCGCCGTGACGGGCCGCCGCGCCGAGGATGTTGCCGCGATCGATGCGGACCGAGGGCGCCTCCACCCGGTCGTCGAGGAGGACGAGGGCAGAGGCCGGACGACTCGCCACCGGGTCCTCGAAGGGGTCGGCGAACAGGTCACGGGGCGGGTTCGCGTCGAGCACCGCGACGATGTCGTCCGCCTCGGCGGCGAGCGCAGCCTGTCCCGACGCACGTCGCAGCCCTTCCGCCCACCGGCGTGCCGCGCGAGCGGCGAGAACGCTCCCGCCCCACAGCAGCGGGACGTCGTCACCGATGCTGCTGGCGAGCTGCTTCGTACGGTTGGTGCCGAGGTCGACGTACGGCGAGGAGGAGAGCGCCACCTCGTCGAGCGCCTGCGCGACCTCCTCGGTCTCGAACGGCGCCGCGAGCCCGGCAGCGGCGAGGGCCTGGATCGTCACGACGGCGACAGCGAGCGGATCGGCCGTCGCGGTCGGGACGAGGGTCGTCCAGCGCGACGCCGCGACCTCGGCGAGGGGCGACGTCGCGACGGTGACGACGAGCAACGGGCAGCCGCGCCGGATCGCCTCCGCGGCAGCCGCGTGCACGCCAGGACCGTCCGGTGCGCCGAGGGCGACGACGAGGTCGAGGCTCCCGGCCCAGCCGGGGAGCCCGGGACCGGGCCACGCCACGAACGGGACGGGGCACGCCGGCTCGAGCACGGCCCTGACGAGCCGTGCAGCGGGCCCCACCGCGACGACGGCACGCGGACGCTGGTCGGCGTCACCGACGAGGCTCCCGATCGCCTCCTGCGCCGTGTGCGCGTCCAGCCGAACCCGCGCACCGCACCCCGCCAGGTCGCGCAGGACGCCGTCGGCACGCGTCAGCGCGCTCTCGTCGTCCAGCAGCGCGTCGTCGAACATCGCACTCGCCGCCGACGTCAGTCCGTGAGGCTGCGGGCCTCGCCCACGAGCATCACCGGGATGTCGTCGCGGACGGGGTAGGCGAGGCGGCACATGTTGCAGACCAGCTCGTCGCGGTCGACGTCGACCGCGAGCGTGGCGCGGCACTGCGGGCAGACGAGGATCTCCAGCAGCGCGGGATCGAGGTTCACGAGGTTGCCTCCTGGCGGATGAGGGTGAGGACGGCGTCGCGGACCGACTCCATCGTCGCCTCGTCGTCGGCCTCGACGTTGAGACGGAGCAGCGGCTCGGTCTGCGAGCTGCGCAGGTTGAACCACCAGTCTGCGGCCGTGACCGTCAGGCCGTCGAGCCGGTCCTGCTCGTGATCCGCGTACGCCGCCGCGACCCGCGCCGTCACAGCACCGGCGTCGGCGACGCGGGAGTTGAGCTCGCCCGACGACGGGTAGCGCTCGAACTCGGCGATGACCTGCGACAGCGGCGAGCCGGACTCGCTCGTCGCGGCGAGCACGTGGAGCGCGGCCAGCATGCCGGAGTCGGCGAGGAAGAAGTCGCGGAAGTAGTAGTGGCCGGAGTGCTCCCCGCCGAACACGGCCCCGGTGCGTGCCATCTCCGCCTTGATCAGCGAGTGGCCCACAGGGGTACGGACCGGCGTGCCGCCGTTCTCGACGATCACCTCGCGCACGGCACGTGAGGTGATGACGTTGTGCAGGATCGTCTCGCCGGGGTGCTTCGCGAGCTCGCGCGCGGCGATCATCGCCGTGACCGCCGACGGCGACACGAGCTCGCCCCTCTCGTCGACGACGAAGCAACGGTCCGCGTCGCCGTCGAACGCGAGGCCGATGTCTGCGCCCTGCTCGCGCACCGCCTTCTGGAGGTCGACCAGGTTCGCGGGGTCGAGCGGGTTGGCCGGGTGGTTCGGGAACGTCCCGTCGAGCTCGAGGTAGAGGCCGTCGACCTCCACGTCGAGGCGTGCGAGGACCGCGGGTGCGATCAGCCCGCCCATGCCGTTCGCGGCGTCGACCACGACCCGAAGCGGCCGCCGACCGGCCGGGACGCCCACGAGGGCGATGACGCGCTCGACGTACGCGGTCAGGGCGTCGCGCTCGGTCACGGCACCCGCGGCGTCGGCAGGCTCGACGCCCGCTACCGCGCGTTCGGCGATCGCCGACAGGCCGGTGTCGCGACCGATCGGACGAGCGCCAGCACGGCACAGCTTGAGCCCGTTGTCGCCGCTGGGGTTGTGGCTCGCGGTGACCATGATCCCGGGCATGTCCCACTCGCCCGACGCGAAGTAGAGCATGTCGGTCGACGCGAGACCGATCGCGACCACGTCGGCCCCGGTGCTCGTGATTCCGTCGGCGAGCGCCTCGGCGATCTGCGGCGAGGTGACGCGCATGTCGTGCCCGACGACGACCGAGCCGGCCGTCCTGTCCGGACGTGCCGCGACGCCGGTCTCGACGGCGAAGGCCGCACCGAGTGCCCGAGCCACGTCGGCGTCGAGCACCTCGGGCGAGGCGCCGCGCACGTCGTACGACTTCACGAGGGACGCGAGGCGCGCGGCGAGGGTCTGCTGGTCCATGTGGTTCAGTCCTGGGGTCCGAGGACGCGGAGGTGACCGCGTCGGTTGCTCTCTGCTGGCGCCGCGACCGGCGGCGGCGCCTGTGCTGCCTCTCGAACCGCGTCTGCGAGCGCCTCGAGGTCGTGCGACGAAGGTGCCTGCGCGGCCGCGAGGTCGATCTCGAGCCGGAGCACCTCCCACCCCTTCGGCGCCGACAGGCGCAGGGCGTGGTCCTCGCAGAGATCGTAGCTGTGGGGCTCGGCGTAGACCGCCAGCGGGCCGAGGACCGCGGTCTTGTCGGCGTACACGTAGGTCAGGGTCGACACGGCGGGGCGGAGGCACGCCGGACGAGTGCATCGACGCTGGGGGCTCACAACGCTGAGAGTAACGTGCCGGCCGCCGACGGCCTGATGCGGCGCTCCGTGCGGTCGGCGCCTCCGCACCGCTGTGCGGAGGCCCGGCTGCTTGCGACGACACACCCGTCGCGGTAGGACGGTCCCATGGCCCGACGGAGCAACCCGCGCGTGGAACCCCTGACCGGTCCGCGCGGCGGTCGCCGCCGTGACCGCCGGGGCCGTGGGTTCCGCGGACCGGTGGCCGTGCCCGGGCCGTTGTCTCCGCGCGGCGTCCCCGGCGGCTGGGACCACGGCTCCCAGTTCGACACCGCCGTCCTGGGTGCGCTGGCGAGGCTGCGACCGTCGCACGCGGCCGCGCTCGCGGAGCTCGACGTCGCGGTCGAGGACGTCCCGGTCCTCCCCCGCCGCTGGCGCGACGACGTCCCCCTCGGCACCGTCGTACCCGACCACGAGCGGGCGCGGGTCGTACTCTTCCGGCACCCGATCCAGCACCGTGCGGAGACCCGCGCCGACCTCGACGACCTCGTTCTCAGCGTGCTCGTCGACCAGCTTGCGACGCTGTGGCGCTGCGAGCCCGAGGACATCGATCCCCGGGCCTGAACCTCAGGGCGCAGCCGGCTTGACGACCGGGGCCGCCTCGCGGACCGGAGCAGGCAGGAGCGGTGTCACCGCGAAGCCTCCGGTCTCGTACGCGGCCGCTGCGCGCACGGCGCCACCGGTGGCCTCGACCGTGAGGTAGGCGACGTCGTCGGCGTCGACCCCGACGCCACCGGCGCCGAACGGGTCGAGCGTCGTCGTCGCGCCGGCGGGCGACTCGAGCTCCGTGTTGCCGACCTCGGTGCCGTCCTCGGCGTGCGCCGTGACCCGGACCGTCGACGGCTGGTCGCCGGCGGGAGTCACCATCAGGCGCGTCGAGCCGGGCGCCAGCGCGCGACCCACCTGAACGGGCACGACCGCGGTGTCCTCCCAGGCGACGGTGGCGACGGAGTAGCCGACGTCGCTGCCGACGGTGGTGCGCACCGAAGCCGTCACGGGTACGTCGGAGGTGAGTCGCACCGCGTACGCGCGGGGGCTGATGTCGGCGGGGAGGCGTACGGAGGTCACCGACTGCGGCGCGACGTCCACCGACTCGAGGCCGGTCGGGGTGAAGAGACCGTCCTTGGTCGCGATCGACAGCCCGACGGTCGCCGTCCGGTCGGAGGGGTTGGCGACCAGCAGCGTCCGGGCGCTGCGTCCCGCGGGGACGCCCGCCACCGTCACGTCGTTCGCCGGGAGCGCGGAGCTGGGGAGGAACTCGCTGCCGGCGGGAGCGGTGACGCCCGACCGCGAGACGTCGACGGCGGCTGCGGCGACCGCGCCGCGACGTACGACGGCACGGACGGCGAGCTCCGGCGAGCCCGACGTGAGCTGCGCGAGCCGGACGACCTTCGAGGTGCCCGGGTCGACGGTGATGCCGCTCGTCCCGACGCCGTCGACCTCGCCCGCGTCGCCGTACAGGGTGAGGTCGACGACGCCCGGCGACGTCGACGTGTTCGTCAGCACCAGCGCGGTGCTGTGCTCAGCGGTGCTGCCCGCTCCGACGAACCACCGCTCGGGCAGCGGGCGCGGGCACGCGCCGACGGCCAGGCCGCCACCGTCCCCGCTGCTCGCCCTCGCTGCGGAGTACGCCACGGTCCCGGGTGCTTGCGGCCCCGTGACGTCCACGAGCAACGACGCCGTCTTCTGGCCGGCAGCGGCCGTCGCCCACGTCCCGCGCGGTGCATCGGCGAGCGCGGCGACGGGGTCGGCGCCGGGGAGCCGGACGACCGTGCGGGAACCGCCGTCGACCGCCGCACCAGGAAGGGTTCCGACCGCGACGGTGGTCGGCGACGACTCCCCCGCGTGGGTGAATGCGGGGCACCCGTAGGCCAGCATCGAGACCTTCTCGGCCGACGGCGGCGCAGGGGCGTCGCCGCTCGACGCGGTGCGCACCTCGCCGACCACGAGCAGCAGCGCAGCGAGCAGGATGGCGCCGATGACCAGGCGTCCCGACTGGGCGCCCAGCGCGATCGCCGCCGAGGTCGTCTCGACGACCTGGTCCTTGACGCGGCGGCCACCGGCCTTGCGCTTCGGCGTGCGGGGACTCATCGGACCTCCCTCGCTCGACCGGGCGCCGCGGCGATCGTGACGACCACGAGCAGCCCGAGCTGGACGTAGGCCAGGATCGGACGGATCGCCGAGTCCGGTGCATCGACCCGACCCGACTCGGTGGTGAACGTCCACACCCGCGAGCCCTCAGGGCTGCCGGAAGGCTTGAGACCCGGGACGATCTCGAGCGCGTCGACGAGGGCGGGATCGGCAGGTGCCGGGACGTAGATCGCCTGGATGCCGTACTGGCCGATGCGCTCGAGCACGCCGGTGGACGGGTTGGTGAGCAGCCGACGGACGTCGGTGTCGAGGTCGCGGAACGCTTCGGGCGGCGGCATCACGGCTTCGTCACCGAGCCGAGTGCCGTCTCCTGCCACCACCTGCTGGAACACGCCCTCCTCGCGCGACCCGGTGAGGACGAGCGTCGAGGACCCGTCGGCGGCACGGTCCGCGAGATAGGCGGGCACCTCCGTGATCGGGCCCCGCTCGAGCGGGTCGTCGACGCTGCGGACGACCCACCAGCCGGTGGCGAGCAGCGGACCGGCGATCGCGACCACGACCCCGATGGCATAGGCGCGGCGGCGCAGCGGGCGCTCCGCCCACCGCTCGGTCAGGCCGTCTGCCGCCATCCCCGCTGCAGCGGCAAGGGCGGCGACCCACAGCGTGGCGGGCACGCCGACCCATGCGGGTCCGGACGAGATGCCATCGGTGAACCGCGCCCCGGCACCGAGGCTCGCCCAGGCGAGACCCCACAGGCCTGCTGCCCAGGCGACGAGGACGCCGGCCCGGCGATCGGTGCGCATCAGCGCGAGCAGGCCGAGGAGCACCAGCGCTCCGGTCGCGTACGTCGCCGCGCCTGGTCCGCCGGCGTGCCCGAGGGCGAGCTGCCAGGTCGGCGGGTCGAGGTCTCCGACGCCGGCGTCGGCGCGTCCGGCCTCCCACCACCAGGCGCCCGGGTTCAGCGCGCGGGTCCACATCCAGGACCCCAGCAGGGCCCACGGGACCAGCAGCGCCGTGGCGATGCTCGGCCACCCGCGGCGGCGCAGGAGGACCCCGCCGGCGAGGAGCAGCGGCGCGGCGGTCAGCACGTACGTCAGGGGTGCGAACGCGGTCGCCAGCGTCAGCCACAGCCCGAGACGCAGGCCGTCGGTGACCCGAGGACGTGTCGTGAGCAGGTAGGCCGAGTTGACGATCGCGGGGGCGGCGGCGAGTGCCACCACGGAGCCGATCCGACCCTGGGCGACGGCACCGGAGGTCGCCACGAGGATGCCGTAGGTGGCGCCCCACCAGAGCGCGATCCACGGCGAGGCGAACAGTCGGCGCGCGAGGCGGTGGGCGGTCAGTGCGGCGAGGACGGAGCCGGCGAGCAGCACGACGGAGACGGCGAGATCGGCGTTGCCGCCGAAGAGCGTCCCGAGCAGCGCCAGCGGGACCACATAGCCCGGCGCCGCGACGTCGCTGCCGATGCTCACGTCGTGGGAGCCGGACGTGAACAGCGACCACCAGGCTCCGGCGCTGTCCGGTGCCGGGAGCAGCGCGCCGCCGGCCAGGAACCCCGATCCGATCACGGTCCGCGCCGCCACCAGCGCGACGATCGCCAGCATCAGCACCGTCCCGGCCCACGGGTGACGCGACAGGAGCGACCCGCTGACGGGCAGCTCGTCCTCGTCGTCGTCGCGCGCCTCGACCGCGGCGCGGCGCCCGGTCATCTCGGGGGCTGGGCCGACCAGGGTGTTGATGAGCTCGCCGACCGCGTCCAGCCCGTGCCGGTACGGGATCAGGGGCGACGGCAGCAGCCTCTCGCGGACCGACTTCTGGTCCACGCGCGACGCCGCCGCGCGGCGGCGTCGCGCCCGGAACATCGCTCCGGGCCGAAGGTAGACCGCGAGCGTGCCGGCCAGCTCGTCGGCGGCCTCGCGAGGCGCCTTCGCGACGAGCAGCGCGAGGGTGCGGAGCACGGAGCCGAGCAGGAGCCGGACCGACTGCCACAGGAATCCGGGGCGGCTCGCGTTGGCGAGCAGCGTGTAGACGGCCGCCCGGCGCAGGTCACGGCGCGGGCGGCGCGCGATCGACCCGACGCGTACGGCGGTCGCGGACGCCTCGACGTGGAAGGCCACCGCCGCAGGCACGACCCGGACCCGGTAGCCACGGCGTGCGGCCCGCCAGCCGAGGTCGATGTCGTCGAAGAAGAGCGGGAGCTGCGGGTCGAAGCCGCCGAGGTCGTCCAGCACGCGGCGGCGTACGAGCATCCCTGCTGTGCTGACCGCGAGCACGTCGTGGGGGCGGTCGTGCTGGCCCTGGTCGGGCTCACCGCGCTCCAGCCCGGTCTCGCGCGCTCCCGTGCCGGTCACCGTCACCCCGACCTCGAGCAGCCGCTTCAGCGACGGCCACTCGCGCAGCTTCGGGCCGACGATGCCGATGTCCTCGGACTGCGTCGCCTGGTCGAGCAGGTGGGCGAGGGCGTCCGGACCGGGCGACGAGTCGTCGTGGAGCAGCCACACCCACTCGGTCTGCTGGGCACCGTCGAGCGCCACGCGGACCGCGTCGCCGAAGCCGGTGCCTGCCGGCGCCGTACGGATGGACGCCGGGTGGAGGTAGCGGCCGAGGATCTCGCGCGTCTCGTCAGTGGACGCCACGTCGACGGCGACGACCGCGTTCGGCAGGTGGGGCAGGGACGCCAGCGCGTCGAGAACCTGGGGAAGCCAGCGAGCGCCGTTGCGGCACACGATCACGGCGGTGACGCCAGGGGGCGAGGAGATCCACTCGCGGGAAGGGACCAAGCCCTCGTCGACGCCTTCGAACATAGGTTGGCGAGTCTAGCCGTGCCGATCCAGGGGCTTCCGCGGGGTACGCGCCGCATGCACGCACCCCCGCAGCGACGGGCCGATCGGCACCGTCGGCCCGTCGACGAGCGACTGCCGCCCGCCGTCAGGACCGCGCTCTAGATCGCGCGCTTCTTGAGCTTTCGTCGCTCGCGCTCGGACAGACCGCCCCAGATCCCGAACCGTTCGTCGTTCTCGAGCGCGTACTCCAGGCACTCGCCGCGCACGTCGCAGGTCAGGCAGACCCGCTTCGCCTCACGTGTCGAGCCGCCCTTCTCCGGGAAGAATGCCTCCGGGTCGGTCTGCGCGCACAAGGCGCGGTCCTGCCAACCCATCTCCTCGGCGTCTGCTTGGAAGATGTCTTCCATCAGTCTCGCCTCCTACCCCTCGTGATTCCCCGTGGCCAGCGCCGCCCGTGCCCTGGTGCTGGCTCGCGACCCCTCGCGAGCCGGTGACCCGGGAGCTGGAGAGCCCCTGAATCGTGCACCTGGGAAGTCCAAGAGGACGACACTAGTGAAATTACATGCCTGTCAATACCCATCCGTCAAGCCGAGTGGTGCTAATGCGAAGGCCCGTACCTGTGGTACGGGCCTTCGAGAGTGATGGAGATCGCGTCAGGAAGGGCTTCCCGGCGACCACCAGGACGTGGTCCGTGAGCCGTCGTCGCCACGGTCGTCGTCGTTGTCGGCGGCCGGGCGCTCGCCCGACTCCGAACCCGTCGACGCGTCGGCCGCGTTCGGGTCGGTGGTGTCGAACGTGGGCTCCGTCGCCGGCGGGTCGAAGGTCGCGTTGCCGAAGCGGGCGTACGGCTGCTCTGCCTCGGGCTCGGTCGCTCCCCAGCCGCTCGACGGTGCCGGGCTGCCCCACCCCTGCGACGGCTGCTCGGTGCCGTACGGCTGCTGCGCCGGCTGCTGGGTCGGCTGCGACCAGGAAGAGCCGTACTCGGTCGCCGGCTGCCACGCGGGCTGCTCGGTGGCCTCCTGGGCCCACGTGTTCTGGGCCGGCTGGGCGGGCTGCGACCAGCTGTTGTCCTGACCCCATGCGGAGTCCTGCGGCGCGCCCCACGTGGGCTGCTGCTCCTGCTGGGGCGCACCCCAGCCGGGCTGCTGGTCCTGCGCCTGCTGCTGGCCCCACGGGTCCGGCTGCTGCTCGGCCGGGGGCGTCCAGACCGCCGTCGACTGCTCGGCC
Above is a genomic segment from Mumia sp. Pv4-285 containing:
- a CDS encoding DUF3499 domain-containing protein gives rise to the protein MSPQRRCTRPACLRPAVSTLTYVYADKTAVLGPLAVYAEPHSYDLCEDHALRLSAPKGWEVLRLEIDLAAAQAPSSHDLEALADAVREAAQAPPPVAAPAESNRRGHLRVLGPQD
- a CDS encoding Trm112 family protein, with amino-acid sequence MNLDPALLEILVCPQCRATLAVDVDRDELVCNMCRLAYPVRDDIPVMLVGEARSLTD
- a CDS encoding SIS domain-containing protein — protein: MFDDALLDDESALTRADGVLRDLAGCGARVRLDAHTAQEAIGSLVGDADQRPRAVVAVGPAARLVRAVLEPACPVPFVAWPGPGLPGWAGSLDLVVALGAPDGPGVHAAAAEAIRRGCPLLVVTVATSPLAEVAASRWTTLVPTATADPLAVAVVTIQALAAAGLAAPFETEEVAQALDEVALSSSPYVDLGTNRTKQLASSIGDDVPLLWGGSVLAARAARRWAEGLRRASGQAALAAEADDIVAVLDANPPRDLFADPFEDPVASRPASALVLLDDRVEAPSVRIDRGNILGAAARHGARHDEVFAGEGGDLARYASLVATGGYTAAYLGIGLGR
- a CDS encoding phosphomannomutase/phosphoglucomutase → MDQQTLAARLASLVKSYDVRGASPEVLDADVARALGAAFAVETGVAARPDRTAGSVVVGHDMRVTSPQIAEALADGITSTGADVVAIGLASTDMLYFASGEWDMPGIMVTASHNPSGDNGLKLCRAGARPIGRDTGLSAIAERAVAGVEPADAAGAVTERDALTAYVERVIALVGVPAGRRPLRVVVDAANGMGGLIAPAVLARLDVEVDGLYLELDGTFPNHPANPLDPANLVDLQKAVREQGADIGLAFDGDADRCFVVDERGELVSPSAVTAMIAARELAKHPGETILHNVITSRAVREVIVENGGTPVRTPVGHSLIKAEMARTGAVFGGEHSGHYYFRDFFLADSGMLAALHVLAATSESGSPLSQVIAEFERYPSSGELNSRVADAGAVTARVAAAYADHEQDRLDGLTVTAADWWFNLRSSQTEPLLRLNVEADDEATMESVRDAVLTLIRQEATS
- a CDS encoding DUF5719 family protein is translated as MSPRTPKRKAGGRRVKDQVVETTSAAIALGAQSGRLVIGAILLAALLLVVGEVRTASSGDAPAPPSAEKVSMLAYGCPAFTHAGESSPTTVAVGTLPGAAVDGGSRTVVRLPGADPVAALADAPRGTWATAAAGQKTASLLVDVTGPQAPGTVAYSAARASSGDGGGLAVGACPRPLPERWFVGAGSTAEHSTALVLTNTSTSPGVVDLTLYGDAGEVDGVGTSGITVDPGTSKVVRLAQLTSGSPELAVRAVVRRGAVAAAAVDVSRSGVTAPAGSEFLPSSALPANDVTVAGVPAGRSARTLLVANPSDRTATVGLSIATKDGLFTPTGLESVDVAPQSVTSVRLPADISPRAYAVRLTSDVPVTASVRTTVGSDVGYSVATVAWEDTAVVPVQVGRALAPGSTRLMVTPAGDQPSTVRVTAHAEDGTEVGNTELESPAGATTTLDPFGAGGVGVDADDVAYLTVEATGGAVRAAAAYETGGFAVTPLLPAPVREAAPVVKPAAP
- the mtrB gene encoding MtrAB system histidine kinase MtrB, whose product is MAWRAPSWLRRGLLRVRQALLPAVSLWRRSIQARVVITTMAISALVIGGVGWLMLQGVADGMVEARKTVALSEARAGFSAAQQALDVSAISDASSEPEALRTLVNDLASRAGSPPSYQVLLEGPLDNTGDGEAAVVSSSGIAPQTIPDDLARAVAEGDGVAYTFTRMQIEDTDEQPAAILVGDVLRMPDGTQTYALYYAFSMADQERTLALVRNSLLYAGLALVLLSSGVAWLVTRQVVTPVRLARRIAERLADGRLEERMVVRGEDDIARLSVSFNKMAESLQRQIRQLEELSRLQQRFVSDVSHELRTPIATVRMAADVLYDNRDDFDPSSHRSAELMQAELDRFEALLSDLLEISRFDAGAARLDLDGIDLVELAERVCVQYSPLAHRHGVELRVVNRDGSAIVEADVRRIERIVRNLVANAIHYSGSDVVELLVAHGTSSAAIAVRDFGVGLDPGQSQLVFNRFWRADPARERSRGGTGLGLAIALEDAVLHGGWLQAWGEPGLGAQFRLTLPRHAGDDPLRSPLPLVPDRGSALDRTGGPR
- the ahcY gene encoding adenosylhomocysteinase, giving the protein MDFSVADLTLADRGRTEITLAEHEMPGLMAMRERFGDSKPLAGARIAGSLHMTVQTAVLIETLVDLGADVRWASCNIFSTQDEAAAAVVVGRTGTVDDPQGVPVFAWKGETLAEYWDLAEQILVWPNGETPNMILDDGGDATLLLHLGVEYEKAGAVPSPDTTDNAELKEVLRVLGRSLEVDPQRWTRVGNSVQGVTEETTTGVLRLYERFKEGSLLFPAINVNDSVTKSKFDNKYGCRHSLIDGINRATDVLIGGKVAVVCGYGDVGKGCAESLRGQGARVIVTEIDPICALQAAMDGYQVARLDSVIEHADIVITATGNKDVVTAEQIGRMKHQAILGNIGHFDNEIDMAGLSATPGVTHKNVKPQVDLWTVPSGNTVIVLSEGRLLNLGNATGHPSFVMSNSFTNQVLAQIELFTKNEAYPVGVYTLPKHLDEEVARLHLDALGVELTELSADQADYLGIAVEGPYKSDHYRY
- a CDS encoding metallopeptidase family protein, with product MARRSNPRVEPLTGPRGGRRRDRRGRGFRGPVAVPGPLSPRGVPGGWDHGSQFDTAVLGALARLRPSHAAALAELDVAVEDVPVLPRRWRDDVPLGTVVPDHERARVVLFRHPIQHRAETRADLDDLVLSVLVDQLATLWRCEPEDIDPRA
- the mtrA gene encoding MtrAB system response regulator MtrA, which codes for MLVVDDDRALAEMLTIVLRAEGFDTAVASTGTAAVEAFRTYQPDLVLLDVMLPGMNGIDVARHIRAESGVPIVMLTAKSDTVDVVLGLESGADDYVVKPFKPKELIARVRARTRVHHQPDPELLSISDLEIDVRGHAVRRGSEELSLTPLEFDLLVCLARSPRQVFTREVLLERVWGYRHAADTRLVNVHVQRLRSKVEPDPDNPTVIVTVRGVGYKAGGS